One segment of Marvinbryantia formatexigens DSM 14469 DNA contains the following:
- a CDS encoding ABC transporter substrate-binding protein, translating to MKKAAGIFMALTMCATICTGYRQEAKAEETSGNHVENLVIGTTAENNVFNALTQTDAFGRMNYNGFTQGDFVYRDANNELQPYFFKSFEISEDGKQIDFTFPLDAVWHDGEPVTKDDIEFTFEYMRDVKKVGSLQNLERIEFTGEDSASLIFSEPDAYYWINSTCNNNACVYPKHIWEGVEDYSSVTGPEAAIGCGPYKLVSVDTDAQTSYYEAVSENAILGELTVDSVTVQSYSDESTLMMAMMNGEIDAMYNYANPIDAPVIDTVKGTADIDLGESPFSGCYQLEYGKDRAPGNDEAFRKAVSTALNYELLASTINGEYGTVPGTGIIPPTCKGYDETLPMLEYDAEKAMEMLDEAGYVDIDGDGYREMPDGSAMDLAVTPQYSSSMDLRMRIAEVIMQSLDKVGIKNHMDNDSITNSEVWEANMTAGDYDLSITLTTSGMASYSTAFRYFMGELREGESSWIWGTVHDPEYNEAYYAMTGATSDEVYIENCKILQKYMSDTRAAQALCWETAFFPYRTDKYEGWTNYPSWGVINNTTWFELTTK from the coding sequence TGACAATGTGCGCTACGATATGCACAGGATACCGGCAGGAAGCAAAAGCAGAAGAAACATCAGGAAACCATGTTGAAAATCTGGTTATCGGTACTACGGCTGAAAACAATGTATTTAATGCCCTGACCCAGACGGATGCCTTCGGCAGAATGAATTATAACGGATTTACGCAGGGAGATTTCGTGTACCGTGACGCAAATAATGAATTGCAGCCGTATTTCTTTAAGTCCTTTGAAATATCAGAGGATGGAAAGCAGATTGATTTCACATTCCCGTTGGATGCGGTATGGCATGACGGAGAACCGGTGACAAAAGACGATATTGAATTTACATTTGAATACATGCGGGACGTAAAAAAAGTTGGAAGCTTACAGAATCTGGAGCGGATTGAATTTACGGGCGAGGACAGCGCATCGCTGATTTTCTCGGAACCGGATGCCTACTACTGGATTAATTCCACCTGCAATAATAATGCCTGCGTGTATCCAAAGCATATCTGGGAAGGCGTAGAAGACTATTCATCCGTTACCGGACCGGAAGCTGCCATCGGCTGCGGACCTTACAAGCTGGTATCGGTGGATACGGATGCCCAGACTTCTTATTATGAAGCGGTTTCGGAGAATGCAATCCTTGGCGAGCTGACAGTCGACAGCGTGACTGTACAGAGCTATTCGGATGAATCGACCCTGATGATGGCTATGATGAACGGGGAAATTGACGCTATGTACAATTACGCGAACCCGATTGATGCACCTGTGATTGATACGGTAAAAGGGACAGCGGATATTGATCTGGGAGAGAGTCCTTTCAGCGGATGCTATCAGCTGGAATATGGAAAAGACCGTGCACCGGGCAATGACGAGGCATTCCGGAAGGCAGTGAGTACCGCGCTGAATTATGAACTGCTTGCGTCCACCATTAACGGCGAATATGGTACGGTTCCCGGAACCGGAATTATTCCGCCTACCTGCAAAGGCTATGACGAGACGCTCCCGATGCTTGAATATGATGCGGAGAAAGCAATGGAGATGCTTGATGAAGCCGGATATGTGGATATCGACGGGGACGGCTACCGTGAAATGCCGGATGGAAGCGCGATGGATCTGGCTGTCACGCCGCAGTACAGCTCCAGCATGGACCTTAGAATGCGTATTGCGGAAGTAATCATGCAGAGCCTCGATAAAGTAGGCATTAAGAACCATATGGACAATGACAGCATTACAAACAGTGAGGTCTGGGAAGCAAATATGACAGCAGGAGATTATGATCTGTCTATCACCCTGACGACATCCGGTATGGCATCTTACAGCACCGCATTCCGTTATTTCATGGGCGAGCTCCGGGAAGGAGAATCCTCCTGGATCTGGGGAACCGTTCATGATCCGGAATATAACGAAGCATATTATGCAATGACCGGCGCGACCTCGGACGAGGTTTACATCGAAAACTGCAAGATACTGCAGAAATATATGTCAGATACCAGAGCAGCTCAGGCTCTGTGCTGGGAGACGGCGTTCTTCCCGTATCGCACGGATAAATATGAGGGCTGGACCAACTACCCGTCCTGGGGAGTAATTAACAACACCACCTGGTTTGAGCTTACAACAAAATAG
- a CDS encoding ABC transporter permease codes for MQKHILKKTVIALATIYLIITISFVLVHIMPGDPIIHLIGQEEYYYLLDNDPAYLETLIEKYGLNDSLQMQYVKYLKSIVTLDFGIAYSNQKPVVENVLSASKWTLMLSVPVWILGGIIGAVLGVLAGWRPGKLFDRIMTPVFLVLNTMPSNCLSLLLLMVFSYKLRIFPINGMVSAGTQGIDRVLSILEHMCLPLIILLIFRISGDFMLMKSAVSQIRNEEYILTARSKGLPGKNVLFLHVMKNAMVPYLTSFLMQMGNLLSGSMIVEVVFGWKGMGMLMYNAVQNRDFPTAQFCFLLSAVCVVGSNLLSDIVNAAVDPRIKTGGAYEA; via the coding sequence TTGCAAAAACACATACTGAAAAAAACAGTGATTGCCCTGGCAACCATTTATCTGATTATTACAATCAGCTTTGTACTGGTACATATTATGCCCGGCGATCCGATTATTCATCTGATTGGACAGGAAGAATACTATTACCTTCTGGATAATGATCCGGCTTATCTGGAGACACTGATTGAAAAGTACGGACTGAATGACAGTCTCCAGATGCAATATGTAAAATATTTAAAAAGCATTGTCACTTTAGACTTCGGGATTGCCTATTCCAACCAGAAGCCCGTCGTAGAAAATGTACTGAGTGCTTCTAAGTGGACCCTGATGCTTTCCGTACCGGTCTGGATTCTGGGAGGCATCATCGGAGCTGTTCTCGGCGTACTGGCCGGGTGGAGACCCGGAAAACTGTTTGACCGGATTATGACGCCGGTCTTTCTTGTATTGAACACGATGCCCTCAAACTGTTTAAGTCTCCTGCTTCTAATGGTTTTTTCCTATAAGCTGCGTATCTTTCCGATTAACGGCATGGTGTCGGCAGGGACACAGGGCATTGACCGTGTTTTAAGCATTCTTGAGCATATGTGCCTGCCACTGATTATTCTGCTGATATTCCGTATATCCGGCGATTTTATGCTGATGAAAAGCGCGGTTTCACAGATAAGAAACGAAGAGTATATTCTGACGGCCAGGTCAAAGGGGCTTCCCGGAAAGAATGTACTGTTTCTCCATGTCATGAAAAATGCGATGGTTCCGTATCTGACTTCCTTTTTAATGCAGATGGGGAATCTGTTGTCAGGCTCCATGATTGTAGAAGTAGTTTTCGGATGGAAGGGTATGGGGATGCTGATGTACAATGCGGTTCAGAACCGGGACTTTCCCACGGCGCAGTTCTGCTTTCTGCTCTCAGCCGTATGTGTAGTTGGAAGCAATCTTCTCAGCGATATTGTAAATGCGGCAGTTGACCCCAGAATCAAAACAGGAGGTGCCTATGAAGCGTAA
- a CDS encoding ABC transporter permease, translated as MKRKKKRNPAMTAGLLIIGFFLLVAIFAPFIAPYDPNEMMISYLPPSREHLLGTNDVGQDIFSEMIYGTRVSLYIGIFAAFIVTGVGTVLALISGYFGGTADKIITAITNVAMAVPGLPLTVLLVAYLEPGKWSLIISISITSWTGTLRILRSRIQQISEMPFIKIERTLGVSPLVILFKHILPNVKDIILTRGALAISSAMMTEASLSFLGLGSVTEKSWGGVLHYAFFRNSIMKNQVWWYLPPIVCICVAVLGFMLVGYYGQMKKV; from the coding sequence ATGAAGCGTAAAAAGAAAAGAAACCCGGCAATGACGGCAGGGCTTCTGATTATTGGATTTTTCCTGCTGGTCGCTATTTTTGCGCCGTTTATTGCGCCATATGATCCAAATGAAATGATGATCAGTTATCTCCCGCCTTCCAGGGAACATCTTCTGGGAACCAATGACGTAGGACAGGATATTTTTTCAGAGATGATTTACGGAACCAGAGTATCACTGTATATCGGCATTTTCGCGGCATTTATTGTGACGGGAGTGGGAACGGTGCTTGCATTGATTTCCGGTTATTTTGGAGGAACGGCGGATAAGATTATTACAGCCATTACGAATGTGGCTATGGCGGTGCCGGGTCTGCCGCTGACTGTTTTGCTGGTGGCTTATCTGGAGCCGGGAAAATGGAGCCTGATTATTTCTATCAGTATCACGTCATGGACAGGTACCCTCAGAATTCTGCGTTCAAGAATCCAGCAGATTTCGGAAATGCCTTTTATCAAAATTGAACGGACACTGGGCGTTTCTCCGCTGGTGATTTTGTTCAAACATATTTTGCCGAATGTAAAGGACATCATTCTGACAAGAGGGGCGCTGGCGATTTCCAGCGCTATGATGACAGAAGCCAGCTTAAGCTTCCTGGGGCTTGGAAGCGTTACGGAAAAGAGCTGGGGAGGCGTACTGCACTATGCATTTTTCCGGAACAGCATTATGAAAAACCAGGTGTGGTGGTATCTGCCGCCGATTGTCTGCATCTGTGTCGCTGTGCTTGGGTTTATGCTGGTGGGCTACTACGGCCAGATGAAGAAAGTGTAG
- a CDS encoding ABC transporter ATP-binding protein has product MLEIKDLSVKFASEHSVQAVEHVSLSVKKGEHVAIVGETGSGKSILLLAVLGLLPEGALVTGEVFFEDVDLLKLSPGQLNKIRGNRISYVPQGSGNGLNPLLRVGFQISEPMVVHRKTPKAEAWRKSVELMKRFYIGNEEQAAKQYPHTFSGGMKQRALIAMGISADAGTILADEPTKGLDEERIAEVVRCFQQLEDKTILCVTHDLKFAKEISRRICVMYSSNLVEYASTEEILSSPLHPYTRDMLMAMPENGLKFQTGFSVSHDNYEKMGCRYAARCSECFEKCREMPPVFDVSGHKVRCWKYASSD; this is encoded by the coding sequence ATGCTGGAGATTAAAGATTTATCAGTAAAATTTGCCTCCGAACATTCTGTGCAGGCGGTGGAGCACGTAAGCCTTTCTGTAAAAAAGGGCGAGCATGTGGCGATTGTCGGAGAGACAGGAAGCGGGAAAAGTATTCTTCTGCTGGCTGTTCTGGGGCTTCTTCCGGAAGGCGCCCTTGTGACTGGCGAAGTTTTTTTTGAAGATGTGGATTTGCTGAAGCTTTCGCCGGGACAGTTAAATAAAATCAGGGGAAACCGGATTTCCTATGTGCCCCAGGGAAGCGGAAACGGGCTGAATCCTCTTCTGCGGGTGGGGTTCCAGATAAGCGAGCCGATGGTCGTCCACAGAAAGACGCCGAAGGCGGAAGCATGGAGAAAAAGTGTGGAGCTGATGAAGAGGTTTTATATTGGGAATGAAGAACAGGCAGCAAAACAGTATCCCCATACATTTAGCGGCGGAATGAAGCAGAGGGCGCTGATCGCTATGGGAATTTCGGCGGACGCGGGAACAATTCTGGCGGATGAACCCACCAAGGGGCTGGATGAAGAACGGATTGCCGAGGTTGTCCGGTGCTTTCAGCAGTTGGAGGATAAAACGATTCTGTGCGTAACGCATGACCTGAAATTTGCAAAAGAAATCAGCCGGCGAATCTGTGTGATGTATTCCTCAAATCTGGTAGAGTATGCATCGACCGAGGAAATTTTAAGCAGCCCACTGCATCCATATACCAGGGATATGCTGATGGCGATGCCGGAGAATGGTCTGAAATTTCAGACGGGATTTTCAGTTTCTCATGACAATTATGAGAAAATGGGATGCCGGTATGCGGCGCGGTGCAGCGAATGCTTTGAAAAATGCCGGGAAATGCCGCCGGTATTTGATGTGAGCGGTCATAAAGTGAGGTGTTGGAAATATGCTTCTTCAGACTGA
- a CDS encoding ATP-binding cassette domain-containing protein: MLLQTEKLSKRYRRSSGEVFFAANEVNLSIEAGQTAGLLGKSGSGKSTVGQMIAGLVKPSAGRIFYKGKELSYPYKGEERRKIQILFQHPEVSFNPALPLIKSMCEPYKLLKKPAGEEDILKDIEKFGLHREHLHRAPMELSGGEL; the protein is encoded by the coding sequence ATGCTTCTTCAGACTGAAAAGTTGTCAAAGCGGTACAGACGCAGCAGCGGCGAAGTCTTTTTCGCGGCAAATGAAGTGAATCTGTCCATAGAGGCAGGACAGACAGCGGGGCTTCTTGGAAAAAGCGGGAGCGGAAAATCTACAGTAGGGCAGATGATTGCCGGACTGGTAAAGCCGTCCGCCGGGCGGATTTTTTATAAGGGAAAGGAGCTGTCGTATCCCTATAAAGGGGAAGAACGCCGGAAAATCCAGATTTTATTCCAGCATCCGGAGGTGTCCTTTAACCCGGCGCTTCCGCTGATAAAAAGCATGTGCGAGCCGTATAAGCTGCTGAAAAAACCGGCAGGCGAAGAGGATATCCTGAAAGATATTGAAAAATTCGGACTGCACAGGGAGCATCTGCACCGGGCGCCGATGGAGTTATCCGGCGGGGAGCTGTAG
- a CDS encoding DMT family transporter, with protein MEKNDRKKKTAPFLILLAGCLWGSMGIFVRTLNAWGMESFEIVALRSYVTMVCMLVLLVVFQRKLLKIRLRDIWCFLGTGLCSIVFFNYCYFRTIMETSMPVAAVLLYTAPVMVVLMSAVLFREKITPAKMAALVMVVIGCALVAGLVGNGHTLTPAGLLVGLGAGFGYALYSIFSRYALERGYHPLTILFYTFTFASVGVLPFADMGAVWDAVTADAAHAGISLVFGLVSTVVPYFVYTMGLSSVENGTASILASVEPVTASILGIVLFGDRVDAWQAAGMLLVFASIIICNLAPKETKGRACRERQA; from the coding sequence ATGGAGAAAAATGATAGGAAAAAGAAAACCGCGCCGTTTCTGATTTTGTTGGCGGGCTGTCTGTGGGGAAGCATGGGGATTTTTGTGCGCACTCTGAATGCATGGGGAATGGAGAGCTTTGAGATCGTGGCGCTGCGTTCTTATGTAACAATGGTTTGTATGCTTGTGCTTCTTGTTGTTTTTCAGAGGAAGCTTCTGAAAATCCGGCTGCGTGATATCTGGTGCTTTCTGGGTACCGGTCTGTGCAGCATTGTGTTTTTTAATTACTGCTATTTCCGCACGATTATGGAAACCTCCATGCCGGTGGCGGCGGTGCTGCTGTACACCGCACCGGTGATGGTGGTCCTGATGTCGGCGGTGCTGTTTCGCGAGAAAATCACGCCCGCGAAAATGGCGGCGCTGGTGATGGTGGTAATCGGCTGCGCTCTGGTGGCAGGGCTTGTGGGAAACGGACATACGCTGACACCGGCGGGACTGCTGGTCGGTCTGGGCGCGGGCTTTGGCTATGCGCTATACTCTATTTTCAGCCGCTATGCGCTGGAGAGAGGCTATCATCCTCTGACGATTCTTTTTTATACTTTTACATTTGCTTCGGTGGGCGTGCTGCCGTTCGCGGATATGGGAGCTGTGTGGGACGCGGTGACGGCGGATGCCGCTCATGCCGGGATTTCTCTGGTGTTCGGTCTGGTGAGCACGGTGGTGCCCTATTTTGTATATACAATGGGGCTGTCCAGTGTGGAAAACGGGACGGCGTCCATCCTTGCTTCGGTGGAGCCGGTGACGGCGTCCATTCTCGGTATCGTGCTGTTTGGAGACCGGGTAGACGCATGGCAGGCGGCAGGAATGCTTCTGGTGTTTGCTTCTATTATTATATGTAACCTTGCGCCGAAGGAGACAAAGGGGCGTGCCTGCCGGGAAAGACAGGCTTAG